The following is a genomic window from Triplophysa rosa linkage group LG11, Trosa_1v2, whole genome shotgun sequence.
TGTTAAGTGTTGAGGTTTAACCacaggtaaaaaaaacaatgtgaaaaaatgtcaatttcattCGCTCAATAGCTTTAATTTatttcaaacaggtcagcaaaCAACCATCTCGTCTGTCTCTCTTGTGGAAAGTTTGATATAATTATTTTGGTGTCTGTCTCCAGGCATAGGAGGCACCAGGTCtgactgttgtgttgtgatACGGCGCTGCGGAAGCCAACATAATTAGACGAAACCGGGACGAATGAAATAAGTTGACAAAATCTAGCCCCGAGaggttttgtcattattttcttCCTGTCACTGACGTTCCATCAACTGATAAAAAGTCGACACACCTTCCCTCAGGCCTCAAGCTGTTACCATTCTAAGGAGTGATGATATTTGCCTTTCATAAAAGTACAATTGCTGTGTGATTCATGTTTCACAGGGGATTGAGGTTTACATTAGTAGCTGTCAATTAAAGGATTTTATAAAGCAGATTTCTGTGGTGATGCTGAATGTAGAGATCCTATGGCAAAACTGCTTTGTATTAGATTATTTATGACTAAAGCTAGTTACTAATTGTTATACACCATCCAAACATTCACATCCCCCTTACAGACATTAACTTTATTGAATTTACAGGGCTAGAAGAAAATTTGACGGATTCCAGACCATTCACTGTAAGTATCACCCTATAGAAGTTTCTCCTAAACTTGCTtagaaaaaatagaaacaaatgagacaattgttaaaatacatgaaaagtATTGACCtgtaaaagaaataaatacattttctggaTATGGGAAAATTCAATGTGAAATCTTTGAATTGATATTAAAAtagatttaataatatttttgattgcagacttgacaaatctgtaCTCAGTTTGTGACAGTGTTGAGAGACGCAAAAGACTTAAGCAATTTTTCTCTCCATTCTTTGAAGAGAAATAAGTGAAATATTGAAAGGGTCTCATTTTGCGATTCGTATTTCTTATGAAGCTTGACCAGTTGACAAGTGCCCAATTCATGTCTCAAACCTACACTGCAGACACTAGCCCAGCCAGGCTAAGACCAGCAAATCATCGTTGGCaggatttatttgattttttaggTAGAAGtttaacaaagaaaacaaagtaTTATCACTTAGAGACACTGTGTGTCTCAGAAACCTTTCGTTATTTCTGCAATTAATTTCTGACtgctttgcatgtttttttttagaaaatgcaACCGTGAGTTTTGAAAACAGTGAAAAGATACGTATTTATATTCCTTCTTAATATGTTCATCGTGaaacataataaacatttacctACCATCTACTGAGAAGTTAATATGCGTTCGACTTCATTAGCCTCCGGTGGCGCTGTTTTCTCGTCAACATCTCTTTTTACAGTCAGGCGAAAGAGAGGCCGCCTAAAAGGTCCTTTTAGCTGGTGACGTGTTGGGTTTCTCTGACAGCGATATGTGAAACTAAACGATAacgaaagaaataaaacattgcgTAACTGTTGATTTGGAGGTTTTGTCGTGATTTTGTTGGCGTCTTTAATCGTCGCTGAATATGGAGACGCTTTACCACCAGACCAATAAGTGAGTCGTTTAATACTGTTGTTATTAATGTGAAATGAACTAACGTTAGTTAGCTTTGTTACTACTGTACTAAACGATTCAAAAGTGCTTAACGCCTTTTCGAAAATTCAGTAATTCACTTATGtaccaaataaaacaaatccgATGTATGAAAGTTAGTAATAAAGCTGCTTTGATCAGATGTCATCTGTTGAATAAAGATTTTCATACGATTAGCATAGCTTCATTCTTTCggtgtttttattattctttaaaaaaagaatgacgTTGATGTAATTATATGTGTCATGTTTAACTTGATTATTGTCTGTCTGGTCAATTTTACGACGTCAATGATacatgattttaataatgtcttCTAGAAAGCAGTTTTTAACTCTCTCCTCTTTTGATCACACCCAGACAAATCCATGACGTTCAGTCTCAAATGGGACGACTGGAGACAACAGACAGAGAGTCAGTCCACTGTAAGtcattgtgtgtatgtgtgtataactGCATTAATAAACGCTATCCCATTGTTGAGACTATAGGAAACAGAACGACAGTAGTGTAGAAATGTCACTTATTTACTTCCTGAATTGGTTTGACCATCTTTAATGCTGACTCTATTTTTAGCGCTAAGCACTTGTGATCAGATCTCTTGAATGGATGTTAATACCACGTACAAACCGTGTCCAGTGAGAGGCAGGCAGAGTCCGCATGGTGCCAGTGTGCAGCAGATTGTTCTGTAGAGGTGAAGCTCAGCACAGAGAGCCGGGCTGGTGCCACTGCAGGAAGGACAGGGAGGAGTGATGGGGTGGGGGCAGAGAATGGATGCTGGACGAGACGACTTGAGGAGTGTGTGAAGTGGTGTTGTGGCTCTGTGGTGTGTTTGGACAGATAACAGTCTTAGCCAGGCAGTCGCCAACTCATATTAATGACATCATATGCGATGTCATAGGCGGGAAGGATGCGTAATGTTGCGCAAGAttgcgtgtgagagagagtgtgagattGTATTCTCTCAATGGGTGGGGGTCAGGACagaatgtgtgtgcgtgagtttTTTGACTGAGATAGCATCTGATAAAAGTTTTCCCACCAGTCTCTGTCTTTGTAAGGAAACGACACTCATTCTTGATCCGTATATCTGCCTGTCAATGCTTGATTCTTACTCTGTCTggtaaaaatacacaaacacaatggggtggtttcccgtacagggcttaagactagtcctagactaaaataaatgttagagcggtctaaactgaaaactgcTTGCACTGACACAACGTAAAATACagcagtgccattgttttgtctcaagatgcacaactGTAATGCTTGTTTGTAAGACATGGTTGTGAAAACTACTTAAGTGTCCTAATTTagctaaggcctagtcctgttttaaactaatccctgtgtGGGAAACCACCCCAGTGTGTTTCTGTTAGTTATTTAGATGAAGATTAATCAGACACATGGCTTTTAGATCATGTGACAAATGACAATTCTGATTTGTGTATTCATATTTGTTGATGCTCATGTTTTCTTGCAGTGTTTGAGAATGAACTACAAGCCAGAATCGATCAGATTTTTAACCAGTTGGAGCGACTGGAGATTCTAGCCAGTAAGGAACCACCAAATCGCCGGCAAAACGCCAAACTGTGAGTGCATTAGCAACTATGTTCATAAAAGCTATAGCAGCATGCTACTGTAAGCATTCCTGGCCTTTGGATGCTGTCTTCCTGAAGTATGCAAAGAACCAATCTGAGTTCTGCATAGCAGACTTGCACAAtatgatttgtatttttaaccTAAACAATTGGCAATCCAATTTATGATAATATTGGTCAATGACTTCAGATTGTGCATGGGGAACATAATATGATGACTCCAAATGATGAGGTTAGTGTAAGCCTATGAGGAGCTCTaataggatagttcaccccaaagtCATTCTTAATTTACTCccgctcatgtcattccaaacctgtatgagtttctttcttctgcagaacacaaaagaagatattttgatgaatgtcagtaaccaaacaacatgggtccctattgacttccattgtatggacacaaaaccactgagacatttcttaaaatatcttcttttgtgttccaagaaagagtcacatacaggttttgaacaacacgagggtgaatatgaccgaatttttatttttgatgtcaactatccctttaagggcatTCACTTAAGTagaaatcttttaaataaaaaaataagtagaaatcttttaaataaaaaaataatgtgatgACAGTAAGGAAAGTAACTGTTGTATGTGTGGCATGTGGTATTAGGAGCTTTAGTGAAAACATTCCGTGTCACGTCATTGCTGACATTCCTGCCCTGACTGGCACAAACAGACCCGAGGCCAACACATCTGAGACACTTACTCACAACACCACACAAACCATAAAGAACAGACACATCTAAAAATGTGTGAACTCTctcatacacacaaataaaacatgcaacattatCTTTTCTGACAAGTGTATTCAGACATTTCAcagctttcattttttatatataccaTATTCAAATCAAAGACTGTCACTGTTTAAAACTGATCATGtttctatttttgtttgtttgatgtttTGATTGCTTGTAATTGATAGCAACactatgttttaataaaagagcAGGTGTTCTGTGACTAGTGTATCACCAGATAAGCTCTGCAGGCTGCTCTGTGGTCAGGAAGATTGACttcttctgtttttatttctctagCCGTGTTGATCAGTTGAAGTATGACGTACAGCATCTTCAGACAGCCCTGGGGAACTTTCAGCACAGACGTTATGCTCGTGAGGTGcaggaaaaagagagagaagagcttTTGAGCCGAAGTTTCACAACAAACGTCAGTCAACCACACATTCATCTGCATATATAAATAGCCACATGCCaagatgcttttatttaaaactaGTGTTTCAGTACCCATTTCTGGAAGCACATCTTTGCTACTTAAGGCATTATTTTGACTGTGCTGTGCGctttgcatgtgtttttgtaggaCGCCGACACCTCGATACCTATTGATGAGACCCTGCAGTTCAATACCAACCTATACAATGCTCACAGAAGAGTAGATGACCTGCTGGGCTCAGGGtccagcatcctgaacggcctGAGAGACCAGAGGAGCACACTCAAGGTGTGTATCCTCTCATCTGTGCATTTTGAAActggaaaatattttttgcttgTGGATCAGTTCGAGTCTCcgtatataaaaatgaaaaatataggAGTGTTTATAAATATAGAAGTAGACAGGTTAGTATGTGTTAATAATAGGTGCGTGTTTGACGTAATGCAGTCACGTATAGAGACACTGACTCCATGTTTCCAGGGAGGAGTGTTTGTTCTTCCTGAAGCTCTTCTGATTATCAGTGTGCGTGAGAGACTTTCTCAGGCTTTGGTTTTGGGGACATTTTGGACGATCTGTACACGGCAGCAATGAAAAGATAATTTTCTGAAAGCTATACCACCTGTTGCCAAAATTGTGTccaaacatgtaaacattttcactttcaacagaAAATTAGGGTCTtaaatattagaaaaaataagTGCATGTTGTACGTATTGGGGAAGGAATCACAAATGATCTTGGAGATTCTTGGTAACATCTCGCACCGTCTCTCTTTTAGGGTACCCATAAGAAGATGTTGGATGTCGCGAACATGTTGGGATTGTCAAACACCGTCATGCGCTTGATTGAGAAACGAGCTGTGCAGGACAAATTCATCATGATGGCTGGAATGCTGGCTACTTGTTTGGTCATGTTTCTGGTGGTTAAATATCTTAGCTGAACTGTCCCACTTTCAGCCGACCAAGGAGTTTGAACTCATCATTGAGCTCATTCCAACTATAAGGACCTTCTTGTGAACATTTACATAATTCATTCTAACATACCTCACTCGTCGTCTGTGGAAAAGTGTCAACATTTTACATAGCTGCCTCAGATGGCAGCTAAATAAGTGAGGTCAATGGTTCTATTCTTTTATCTGATGTACAGTGTTTTGGGAGAAGCATTGAAACACTTTCCTCCTCTCTTATTGCTGTTTGAAGTCTACTAATATATTGACTGAAATTAAGAGAGCAGACTTTCTACAAGGCAGTTTATGACTTGTGCATTTCTTGACTTGTAATTTCttatttgcagtttttgatttttttttattaaactggtTGTTAGAAAAATACTGTGATCATTACCAAAACTGGTTCATAAAAATGGACTTATGTACAGGCTCTTTAACGCCACCTTCTGGACATTTAAtccttaaatatgtttttatttagtgatttgtttgtgtcaattatgtttatgatgcCTCTAACCTGTCCTGTACTAGGCTGTAAATACAAACGTGAATTTCTGTACAATAAATCTGTGtatgcacacacaaacgcacatggCTTACTCCGCcctaaaatgcaaatgtacaCTTGTTTCATAAACTTAACAAAACCCTCAGCAGGGGTCACAGCTCCTGGCAAACAGGAAATGAGAGATGTTATTGGACAGATGCTGCTTGGTCTTGATGCTCTGCTGGTGCGCATTCACATATGCTCTAAACACCAGCAGCATAATACTCAACAGTGACCTCCTGGAACAGCTAAACCTCATTTCTGTTTGCCACTTTCACTGCCAAAGTAACTGGTTTCAGGCCATTTAATGTGTACTGCATTGTGCTGTCAACAGGAcagttggccaatcagaagagaATACTGCTACcatgaatgtcattttaagttATTGATACTGCTACCATGCATGTAATTTAAGTTAATAATATAGTATCTGGAACCTGTCAAGCAGACACTCGAAATTCAAAGACCTTAATACTCAAAACGGGTAAGTAATTCCTCTACAGTTCTTGTTGAAATGTAACAAAGACAgcgccttaaagggacagttcacccaaaaatcttaGTTCTGcgatcctttactcaccctaatgtcatttcaaacttgtatgacgttcttccgcagaacacaaaataaatattttaaagaatgttaacTGAACAGCAATTGCACCTATTCAcatgctttggttttgtgtccatacagtagagcttgttaatcgacgtcacacCACGTTGAATgctgcgccatcttgggagtgttcaatgaagtgttttgtttttcttgtttgattaggaaatataactacgGTAGGtctgtcttgctgtgttaaaaactgcaatagcattatgcAGTCATTAGGGAAAAGCCCCTGGTTCTATCACTTTCGATTTCACCATATGTCATACAAAACAAGTAACAGTACATATCGAAACAATAACAGCAgcggagtatgatcctcccaagatggcggcgccactgtaACATAACAGGGCGTGCTGACGTctgcttcacattctctatagaggtgaatgggtgctggcgcagtttggttaccaacccaaaatatcttctatagTGTTCTCCAGTAGAAAGTCagtcacacaggttttgaaatgacaagaggatgagtaaatcatgacaactTTTTGGGGGTGAACGGTCCCTTTACTAGCTGAAGCCAATCTAAGGTACTATAAATGTATTCAACAGCGCCATCTAGTGtagtttgttttattaactCTTTTTGTCTATTATCTGAAGATTTGTTTACACTTCTTGGAGCCAAATCTAGCAGGTGTGGGGCAAGTTGTGGTGGTTTGCAAAAAAAGTAAAGTGTCCATAATTAATGAACCACAAAGGTTTGATCAGAAATtgtaaattatacattttttattaagttaCAGGTGGAttgtactttattattttgggggTGGTGTGTTTCTTAGAAATATTTAGCTTTAGGAACATTTGTACATCACTAAACTATAAACATTTGATAGTTTGTACGTTTTTCATGTAAAATGTGCAACTATTAAAAGAATCACACCTTCACAATTACAAGTCAAAGGTTTATTTGCTGATGCATCAAGGAGgaattaaaaaagctcatttcaTTGCTGCCATTTACAGTACAATGTCACCAAAACTTTTGCAACTTTTTTTGTCCCTCACTTTCCCAAAGAAACTCCTGATAGCTGCAGTACCAAGCACTGATCACGTTTACATAGTCTCAGTTTACAACTTCATTATTccttttattatcatttaaacGGGTGTTACAAACCTTTATTGTACAGGTTTACTACGATAACTATTTAcattaattttacagaaaaataacattgtcagaaaaacaaaataaaaaataatttaaaatcaaaattattGCAGAATACTACAATCATACAGTTGTTACAAGATGCATAAACAGCAtctcaaatgtacatttttgtttcagtgCAAGATTTCACAATTTCAATAATACGGATGGGAACGCTTGAAATCCAAAGTGTAACCTGGTACATAGTTCCAATGGCCTGCGACTATAAAAATTTGCCTGTGATCCTTTTGCCATTTCATATTTCCCAAATTACAGCCAACCAGCAAAAATAGATGAACACAGTCAAGTGCTGAGTATGGCTTTAATTGTAATAGTCTTGTTTATCTGTAATAATACCCTTTGGTAAGAGTATGATACAACATTATGATAACTGGTAAGAGCTGAAAATTACCAAATATTATGGTAATTTTATAGTAGACCAATCATCAATTCATCTCAGCCTGGTTAAGAACCAGGAGGACCAAGTGTATCTTTGCATATTCATACAATGAGTTAACTTATAAACTTTTACAACGCTTTgtacacagaaaaacaagtcCTTAAAGAACCCTAAAGAACCCTCAAATATCCATCCACACGTACAGCCCTCAACAAAGATCTTGATCATGGCTGCAGCCAGTGAGCCTCTGGATAAGGAACATGTCAGACAACATAAATTGACacaaaaaactgtgttttttgcCCTAGTAAAACTCATGTCTTGGCCTTTAAATCaacattgtgtgtgtgaatgcgtTCCTTACTCCTTGAAGACAATATATAAGATGTTATATACCTCAACTTGCCAAACAATATCCTGGTTCAGGACACATGATTTCATCCCATTACAATTTCAAAGTTACCCATAAACTGTCCTGACAAGATCCCCTAAAATATCAGAGTACTTAGAGGACAGAGGATTGTGGGTAACCAGAACATGCCACCCAGTAGCTTAATTCTTGTCCCTCACACTGCTGGGCCTGGTTTTCAAGAGCCATGGTTCGGAGGGTGTTGAAGGTCTTGCCCTGAGAAGATGGGGTGAAGGAGGGGGTGTAGCTGTAGGGCAGCGGCTGCTGCTGCAGTGGCTGGCCGAGGGGCAAAGAGGGTGGGGTAAAGGGCAGCGTGGGGGAGATGGTGTAGAGCTAGAGGTGTGTGATGGAGCGCAGAGGCTGGTATAATATGTATAGGTTGGCCTGAAAGAAAGGCAGTGTGGTGGGCTGGAATCAGGCCTGCGTGTGCTAAAGAGTGACCTAGTGAATGGCCCAAGGAATGGCCTAGTGGTGACAAGGAAAAAGGGGTTAAATGATGTTGAGGGATGTGGTGTACCTGGGCTAGTTGGGCTGGGTGATGATGTGGGGTATGGGGATGGATGCCCATGGCTGTAGCAGCAGCGTGGTGCTGCAGGATGGCATGCTGGACTGTGGTAATGGAGGTAGCAGAGGCTGCAGAAACTGCAGGTTGCTGGATGTGTATTTGCTGCAGTGCGGtgggtggtggtggtggtgcaGGGGCAAGGTTGGCTGCTGCTGCTAAGTTAGCCGCCGCCACTGCAGCAGCTGCAGCTGAGGGGAAACTCTTCACTTGCTTTGCTAGCAGCTGCTGTTGAATATGCTGTTGAGCCGCTTGCTGCAGCTTGCTGTACTTTTCCATTTCTTCTGGTGTAAAAGTGATCGGTTGACTTTCTAAGGGTGCAAGACCATCTTCCTCTGCTTCCATTCCCATTTCGCCATCTTCCATTGTGGGTGCGGGGTAACCAGGGTAGCCGTGCATAGTAGGCTGTGGACCCATATCGGCGCCCATGAGATGCCCATCCAACATAGAATTGTTAGGGTCTTGCCCTTGTTCACTTTGATATTGTGTCATCATCATTGATGGATCCTGTTCATACTGTTGCTGAGAATCATGAAGGGTCTGAGGGTCCGAGCTTGGATGTCTGCTCTCCTCAACATTTGGTATGGCCTCCTGTAAATGCTgcttttgttgttgctgctgctggACAGGTGGTTGgggtggaggaggaggtggGGGAAACTCACGAATGGGTTCTACCAGGATCACTTCATTACTATCCGAATTTTTCCCAGAGTCAGACTTTTCACCCTCGCTTGGACGTGTAAGAGAAAGTAATGATGGTTTCTTTCCCCCCTGGAGCTTGCCAAAAAGAGGCAACATACTTTTGTTTCCAAGTGCAGGGGGGAGCTTAGGCCCAAAGTATCCTTGTGGAGGGTCCTTGATTTTGAGGCCCAGCTTGGTGCCAGTTCCAGATTCCTTCCCTCCTTTTTGAGACTGGATCTTCTCCAGTAGTTGCCGAGCCGTGAATGaatttttatgttctgcagcacCTCTCTCTTTAGAGGAGGCTCCACCGCTACCTCTAGTACCTTGCCCTGATGAAGAGTTGATGTTTCGGCGCTGCGCTCGTGAAGATCTCGGAGACTGGGATCTGTAAATGCATGACCGGTTGAAATCACGCCTCCTTGTGGAGCTGTCGGATCGCCGGCTGTGACCGTGTCGATGTGGAGAGCTCTTAATGGAACTAGACGAACGACTTGCAGAACTTCGGCTGCGGCTGTAGCTGCTGCGTCTGTAGGAGCGAGCGCTGCTGCTCCTGCTACTGCGACTAGAGCTGCGGCTGCTACTCCGTTGGTGTCTCCGACGATGATGTTTCCTACGGCTGTGAGAACGTGAGCGAGAACGAGAGTCCTCAtcggaggaagaggaggagtaGTGTCGCCTGTGAGAGCGGCCACTATCGCGCTTCTCATAGTCTGAATCAGAAGAAGGCCTTCTTGATCTGTGGTGACGTTCTTCATCACTGTAGTCACTGTAACTGTCTGTGTAGCTATGACTGCGGCGGCTGTAAGCACTGCTTCCTGCTGAGGAACGCTCAGAGCTGCTTGAGTAGGATTGACTGCGGGACTTTTGACCCCTGTGACGTCTATGGTCGCGGTCTCCTTGATGAGAAGATCTACTGCGAGAACGTCCTGACTGCCCAGAGTCGTCACTACGGTGTCTGCGCTGCTCACATGACGGTGTGGAGCGATGGTGGGGTGGTCGGGAACGTTGAGAGGATGATCCACCATCCTCCTCACTGTCACTGTCGCGAGGTCGACCTCCACTTGAGCTCTTTTGGGCTGATGCAGAGCAAGAAGCAGCATTGGTGTCAGATTTAAGACGTTTAGCACCATTGTGTTCCTCTGCAGTGCTGGGTTTTCCTCCACCGCTTTCTTCAACACCAGACAACTGTGACGTCTTGTGGGATCGTTTTCTCTTTCCTCCTTCATGGGATGTGGTTAGTCCTGATGAGTGGGCTGAAGGAtccttgtcaactttttctttctCCTTTTCCTTACTACCACCTCCCTCCCCGTTGTCCTCAGTACCACAtggtttatttttgcttttctttcttttatgcttctttttctttttagtttTATCTCCTGTCACCTCATTCTCCAATCCCCCTTCTGCTGTGGTCTTGTCTTTTTCTTTGCGTTTGGAGTGCTTGCCTGACTTCTTgtgtttcttcttctttttctttgacACTGCAGTCACATTTTCACTACTTTTTAACTTCTGCTCACTGTTGTCACTTTTGGTCCCCTCATCTTTTGAGGGTAGCTGTTCTTTCTGATCAGTACTTGGTCCTGCCACTGCTGTAGCAGTACAAGTCTCTCCACTAGTTGCAGGAATACTGTCTGTGTTTTCAGGCTTAGATTCCTCTCCTTTATCACTGCTAACTGGCGGCTTGGC
Proteins encoded in this region:
- the gpatch8 gene encoding G patch domain-containing protein 8 isoform X2, with the protein product MQGRTDPVPIILKYDVMGMGRMEMELDYAEDATEKRRVLEVEKEDSDELRQKYKDFAEKEKAIAKALEDLRANFYCELCDKQYTKHQEFDNHINSYDHAHKQRLKELSRREFARNVSSRSKKDGKKREKMFRRLHELAEQRKQQDHVPGSGPMFKPTTVAVDGEKGEDSMDGVPMTIDSITDACEDKVCSVVSQGSPRPGPTISFGFNKTSSSPTPSGGSQGPKVSVSFSFAKKAPVKLETAAAFFADHGEEAMEEEGQEEVGEKTGGEEEEKTGGEEGSGASNSDSPQGVTGGGAGGGGGGEGEGEGGCEGEDEDEHEQSQTDDGGSLASTLNKLKMMMKKEEGYTGQEPQYYHYVPPAHCRVKPHFQFLLFMKASEQCDSKEEHESAEKDKVAPIEEKEQKQLKVSTCESEEDTKNEPTQEQNTNPSPTPTNVITEEETCSTPAEKDDTAVLDISSQQDHTKQKKSELSDTGPRMPTGPFFPVLSKDESTTLQWPSELLEFTKAQPSLSYSCNPLYFDFKLSRNKGNWAGKKGNTAKPPVSSDKGEESKPENTDSIPATSGETCTATAVAGPSTDQKEQLPSKDEGTKSDNSEQKLKSSENVTAVSKKKKKKHKKSGKHSKRKEKDKTTAEGGLENEVTGDKTKKKKKHKRKKSKNKPCGTEDNGEGGGSKEKEKEKVDKDPSAHSSGLTTSHEGGKRKRSHKTSQLSGVEESGGGKPSTAEEHNGAKRLKSDTNAASCSASAQKSSSGGRPRDSDSEEDGGSSSQRSRPPHHRSTPSCEQRRHRSDDSGQSGRSRSRSSHQGDRDHRRHRGQKSRSQSYSSSSERSSAGSSAYSRRSHSYTDSYSDYSDEERHHRSRRPSSDSDYEKRDSGRSHRRHYSSSSSDEDSRSRSRSHSRRKHHRRRHQRSSSRSSSRSSRSSSARSYRRSSYSRSRSSASRSSSSIKSSPHRHGHSRRSDSSTRRRDFNRSCIYRSQSPRSSRAQRRNINSSSGQGTRGSGGASSKERGAAEHKNSFTARQLLEKIQSQKGGKESGTGTKLGLKIKDPPQGYFGPKLPPALGNKSMLPLFGKLQGGKKPSLLSLTRPSEGEKSDSGKNSDSNEVILVEPIREFPPPPPPPQPPVQQQQQQKQHLQEAIPNVEESRHPSSDPQTLHDSQQQYEQDPSMMMTQYQSEQGQDPNNSMLDGHLMGADMGPQPTMHGYPGYPAPTMEDGEMGMEAEEDGLAPLESQPITFTPEEMEKYSKLQQAAQQHIQQQLLAKQVKSFPSAAAAAVAAANLAAAANLAPAPPPPPTALQQIHIQQPAVSAASATSITTVQHAILQHHAAATAMGIHPHTPHHHPAQLAQVHHIPQHHLTPFSLSPLGHSLGHSLGHSLAHAGLIPAHHTAFLSGQPIHIIPASALHHTPLALHHLPHAALYPTLFAPRPATAAAAAALQLHPLLHPIFSGQDLQHPPNHGS
- the gpatch8 gene encoding G patch domain-containing protein 8 isoform X3 — translated: MGMGRMEMELDYAEDATEKRRVLEVEKEDSDELRQKYKDFAEKEKAIAKALEDLRANFYCELCDKQYTKHQEFDNHINSYDHAHKQRLKELSRREFARNVSSRSKKDGKKREKMFRRLHELAEQRKQQDHVPGSGPMFKPTTVAVDGEKGEDSMDGVPMTIDSITDACEDKVCSVVSQGSPRPGPTISFGFNKTSSSPTPSGGSQGPKVSVSFSFAKKAPVKLETAAAFFADHGEEAMEEEGQEEVGEKTGGEEEEKTGGEEGSGASNSDSPQGVTGGGAGGGGGGEGEGEGGCEGEDEDEHEQSQTDDGGSLASTLNKLKMMMKKEEGYTGQEPQYYHYVPPAHCRVKPHFQFLLFMKASEQCDSKEEHESAEKDKVAPIEEKEQKQLKVSTCESEEDTKNEPTQEQNTNPSPTPTNVITEEETCSTPAEKDDTAVLDISSQQDHTKQKKSELSDTGPRMPTGPFFPVLSKDESTTLQWPSELLEFTKAQPSLSYSCNPLYFDFKLSRNKGNWAGKKGNTAKPPVSSDKGEESKPENTDSIPATSGETCTATAVAGPSTDQKEQLPSKDEGTKSDNSEQKLKSSENVTAVSKKKKKKHKKSGKHSKRKEKDKTTAEGGLENEVTGDKTKKKKKHKRKKSKNKPCGTEDNGEGGGSKEKEKEKVDKDPSAHSSGLTTSHEGGKRKRSHKTSQLSGVEESGGGKPSTAEEHNGAKRLKSDTNAASCSASAQKSSSGGRPRDSDSEEDGGSSSQRSRPPHHRSTPSCEQRRHRSDDSGQSGRSRSRSSHQGDRDHRRHRGQKSRSQSYSSSSERSSAGSSAYSRRSHSYTDSYSDYSDEERHHRSRRPSSDSDYEKRDSGRSHRRHYSSSSSDEDSRSRSRSHSRRKHHRRRHQRSSSRSSSRSSRSSSARSYRRSSYSRSRSSASRSSSSIKSSPHRHGHSRRSDSSTRRRDFNRSCIYRSQSPRSSRAQRRNINSSSGQGTRGSGGASSKERGAAEHKNSFTARQLLEKIQSQKGGKESGTGTKLGLKIKDPPQGYFGPKLPPALGNKSMLPLFGKLQGGKKPSLLSLTRPSEGEKSDSGKNSDSNEVILVEPIREFPPPPPPPQPPVQQQQQQKQHLQEAIPNVEESRHPSSDPQTLHDSQQQYEQDPSMMMTQYQSEQGQDPNNSMLDGHLMGADMGPQPTMHGYPGYPAPTMEDGEMGMEAEEDGLAPLESQPITFTPEEMEKYSKLQQAAQQHIQQQLLAKQVKSFPSAAAAAVAAANLAAAANLAPAPPPPPTALQQIHIQQPAVSAASATSITTVQHAILQHHAAATAMGIHPHTPHHHPAQLAQVHHIPQHHLTPFSLSPLGHSLGHSLGHSLAHAGLIPAHHTAFLSGQPIHIIPASALHHTPLALHHLPHAALYPTLFAPRPATAAAAAALQLHPLLHPIFSGQDLQHPPNHGS